The Candidatus Sulfotelmatobacter sp. genome includes a region encoding these proteins:
- the purF gene encoding amidophosphoribosyltransferase: protein MARAYDEEAAQPAGDVLHEACGIAGVYAPGDDVARLTYFGLYALQHRGQESAGLAVGDGTQIDGHREMGLITGVFNEEVLGRLRGDVAIGHTRYSTTGSSVVVNAQPFVDESDLGPFAFAHNGNLTNADELALLLPDEARLEATSDSEILAKTIAFAPGQTWTEKIKAAMRLAEGAYSVVLCTRDALYGFRDPWGVRPLCIGTYGEAGYMLASESCALATVGAHYLREIAAGEVVLIDEDGIRTEHTEIVKPPALCMFEYIYFARPDSVLSGRSIYMARYEMGRALAREHPVDADVVMAVPDSAIPGGIGFAAESGLPYVEGLIKNRYIGRTFISPDQKMRSQGVQLKFNPIVENLRGQRVVVVDDSIVRGTTTPRIVSLLRDAGAREVHLRITSPPIVHPCYLGVDMATYAELIAANLSVEQICERVGADSLGYLSIEHLVSATGRDRSDFCLGCLTGRYPSVPAVSLGGVQADRQPALKA, encoded by the coding sequence ATGGCGCGCGCGTACGACGAGGAAGCGGCCCAACCGGCCGGCGACGTCCTCCACGAAGCGTGCGGCATCGCCGGGGTTTACGCGCCCGGAGACGACGTCGCTCGGTTGACCTACTTTGGCCTCTACGCCCTGCAGCACCGCGGGCAGGAGAGCGCCGGCCTGGCCGTGGGCGACGGCACGCAGATCGACGGCCACCGCGAGATGGGCCTGATCACCGGCGTGTTCAACGAAGAGGTGCTCGGGCGGCTGCGCGGCGACGTCGCGATCGGCCATACCCGTTACTCGACCACCGGCAGCTCGGTGGTCGTCAACGCGCAGCCGTTCGTCGACGAATCGGACCTGGGGCCGTTCGCGTTCGCGCACAACGGGAACCTGACCAACGCCGACGAGCTGGCGCTGTTGCTCCCCGACGAGGCGCGGCTCGAGGCGACCTCCGACTCCGAGATCTTGGCGAAGACGATCGCCTTCGCGCCCGGACAGACCTGGACCGAGAAGATCAAGGCCGCGATGCGGCTGGCCGAAGGCGCGTACTCGGTCGTCCTGTGCACCCGCGACGCCCTGTACGGCTTCCGCGATCCGTGGGGCGTGCGGCCGCTGTGCATCGGGACCTACGGCGAAGCCGGCTACATGCTGGCCTCGGAGTCGTGCGCGCTGGCGACCGTCGGCGCGCACTACTTGCGCGAGATCGCGGCCGGTGAGGTCGTGCTGATCGACGAGGACGGGATTCGCACCGAGCACACCGAGATCGTCAAGCCGCCGGCGCTGTGCATGTTCGAGTACATCTACTTCGCGCGGCCGGACTCGGTGCTCAGCGGCCGTTCGATCTACATGGCGCGCTACGAGATGGGACGCGCGCTGGCGCGCGAGCATCCCGTCGACGCCGACGTGGTGATGGCCGTGCCGGACAGCGCGATCCCGGGCGGGATCGGCTTCGCCGCCGAGAGCGGTCTGCCGTACGTCGAAGGGCTGATCAAGAACCGTTACATCGGCCGCACCTTCATCAGCCCCGACCAGAAGATGCGCAGCCAGGGCGTGCAGCTCAAGTTCAACCCGATCGTCGAGAACCTGCGCGGCCAGCGGGTCGTCGTCGTCGACGACTCGATCGTGCGCGGCACGACGACGCCGCGCATCGTCTCGCTGCTGCGCGACGCCGGCGCGCGCGAGGTGCATTTGCGCATCACCTCGCCGCCGATCGTGCACCCGTGTTACCTCGGCGTCGACATGGCGACGTACGCCGAGCTGATCGCCGCCAACCTGAGCGTCGAACAGATCTGCGAACGCGTCGGCGCCGATTCGCTGGGCTACCTGAGCATCGAGCATCTGGTCAGTGCGACCGGGCGCGATCGCAGCGATTTCTGCCTGGGTTGCCTGACGGGGCGCTACCCGAGCGTCCCGGCCGTCTCGTTGGGCGGCGTTCAGGCCGATCGCCAACCCGCGCTCAAAGCATAA
- a CDS encoding glycoside hydrolase family 18 protein: MANEVFVCYWIGEYQSPLPTPNTIPARATIVPFAFIGIQPDYTLGFGDVTAVYPQAQLQQWIDELRARGTKVLLSVLGSRLGTVPADQVDTLVGAIVDAVQNWKVDGVDLDYEPPSADSSFGLVVQRLRSALPSAILTLPVYDAWLFGCQDLLKQVAPYLDYVTTMDYSPYPGYDQTIARCKQYAALIGGWSKLVIGVCCMNPANSKFTPIGDVATFAKYEPKGGVMLYTFPYDLQKRMIKQNGQPVQTGTQLPDQKFTDTIIANLPRT, from the coding sequence ATGGCGAACGAGGTTTTCGTCTGCTACTGGATCGGCGAGTATCAGTCGCCGCTGCCGACTCCCAATACGATCCCGGCGCGGGCGACGATCGTCCCCTTCGCGTTCATCGGGATCCAGCCCGACTACACGCTGGGCTTCGGCGACGTGACGGCAGTGTACCCGCAAGCGCAGCTCCAGCAATGGATCGACGAGTTGCGCGCGCGCGGGACGAAGGTCTTGCTCTCGGTCCTCGGCTCGCGGCTCGGGACTGTTCCCGCCGACCAGGTCGATACGCTCGTCGGCGCGATCGTCGACGCCGTCCAGAACTGGAAGGTCGACGGCGTCGATCTCGACTACGAACCGCCGTCCGCCGACAGCTCGTTCGGGCTCGTCGTCCAACGACTGCGCAGCGCCCTGCCCAGTGCGATCCTCACGCTTCCCGTCTACGACGCGTGGCTATTCGGATGCCAAGACCTGTTGAAGCAAGTCGCGCCGTACCTCGATTATGTGACGACGATGGACTACTCGCCTTATCCGGGATACGACCAGACGATCGCACGGTGCAAGCAGTACGCGGCCCTGATTGGGGGATGGTCGAAGCTTGTCATCGGCGTGTGCTGCATGAATCCGGCCAACTCCAAGTTCACGCCGATCGGCGACGTCGCGACGTTTGCCAAGTACGAGCCGAAAGGCGGCGTGATGCTCTACACCTTCCCCTACGACCTCCAGAAGCGCATGATCAAGCAGAACGGGCAACCGGTCCAAACCGGTACGCAGCTGCCCGATCAAAAATTCACGGACACGATCATCGCGAACTTGCCCCGAACGTGA
- a CDS encoding isochorismatase family protein → MPLSALDRTPALVVIDLQKGIVSYPTVHPIEPVVHNAAELARAFRRRGWPVVLVNVTAVPSGRTQAQRLSAAPAPDWAELVPELDAQPKDVLVTKRSWGAFHGTALDAELRKLGATQIVLAGVATSIGVESTAREAYAHGYHVVLATDAMTDLNPDAHANSVERIFPRLGETATTAELLGAIDRAG, encoded by the coding sequence ATGCCGCTCAGCGCGCTCGACCGGACGCCCGCACTGGTCGTGATCGACCTGCAAAAAGGGATCGTCTCCTACCCCACCGTGCACCCGATCGAGCCGGTCGTCCACAACGCCGCCGAGCTGGCGCGCGCGTTCCGCCGGCGCGGCTGGCCGGTCGTGCTCGTCAACGTCACCGCCGTACCGTCAGGGCGCACGCAAGCGCAGCGCTTGAGCGCGGCACCGGCACCCGACTGGGCCGAGCTCGTCCCCGAGCTGGACGCGCAGCCGAAAGACGTGCTGGTCACGAAGCGGAGCTGGGGCGCCTTTCACGGCACGGCGCTCGACGCGGAGCTGCGCAAGCTCGGCGCGACGCAGATCGTCCTGGCCGGCGTCGCGACCAGCATCGGCGTCGAGTCGACCGCGCGTGAAGCGTACGCGCACGGCTATCACGTCGTGCTGGCGACCGACGCGATGACCGACCTCAACCCCGACGCACACGCCAACAGCGTCGAGCGCATCTTCCCGCGCTTGGGCGAAACCGCGACCACCGCCGAGCTGCTCGGCGCGATCGACCGCGCCGGTTAG
- a CDS encoding MFS transporter yields MSETKTDRYAWVALSNTTLAVFMSALDGSIVIISLPAIFRGIQLDPLAPGNIGYLLWMIMGYLLVQSVLVVTLGRLGDMYGRVRMYNAGFVIFTFGSIMLSFDPFRGASGADWLIGWRMLQALGGSMLTANSAAILTDAFPANRRGFALGINQVAGLAGMFIGLVLGGVLAEFDWRAIFWINVPVGIWGTIWAYLKLRDTGVRQRERIDWWGNLTFGVGLSALLIGITDGIHPYKDHPMGWTSPLTLALLAGGTLLLIAFAFIERSVAEPMFRLDLFRIRAFTAGNVALLAASIARGGIQFMLVIWLQGIWLPQHGYDYAQTPLWGGIYLLPLTVGFLIAGPLSGMLSDRFGARTFATAGALVSAASFVGLLWLPIDFPYWAFALLITLNGIGMGMFAAPNTAAIMSSVPADERGVASGMRATFMNAGRLLSIGIFFSLMIVGLAGSLPTAFAHGLESEGVPAAVAQHVAALPPVSSLFAALLGVNPVEQLLAPSGTLRTLSSAHVRIVTGKTFFPHLITAPFHQGLLIAFGFAAALSVLAAVASLLRGGRYVAPAFAEEGI; encoded by the coding sequence GTGAGCGAGACGAAGACCGACCGCTACGCGTGGGTGGCGCTGTCGAACACCACGCTGGCGGTCTTCATGTCGGCGCTCGACGGGTCGATCGTCATCATCTCGCTGCCGGCGATCTTTCGCGGCATCCAGCTCGACCCGCTCGCGCCGGGCAACATCGGCTACCTGCTGTGGATGATCATGGGCTATCTGCTCGTGCAGTCGGTGCTGGTCGTCACGCTCGGGCGGCTCGGCGACATGTACGGCCGCGTGCGCATGTACAACGCGGGGTTCGTGATCTTCACCTTCGGGTCGATCATGCTCTCGTTCGACCCGTTTCGCGGCGCGAGCGGCGCCGACTGGCTGATCGGCTGGCGCATGCTGCAAGCGCTGGGCGGTTCGATGCTGACCGCGAACTCCGCCGCGATCCTGACCGACGCGTTTCCCGCCAACCGTCGTGGCTTCGCGCTCGGGATCAACCAGGTCGCCGGACTCGCCGGTATGTTCATCGGCCTGGTGCTCGGCGGCGTGCTGGCCGAGTTCGATTGGCGCGCGATCTTCTGGATCAACGTTCCGGTCGGCATCTGGGGAACGATCTGGGCCTATCTCAAGCTGCGCGACACCGGCGTGCGGCAACGCGAGCGCATCGACTGGTGGGGAAACCTCACCTTCGGCGTCGGCTTGAGCGCGCTGCTGATCGGGATCACCGACGGTATCCATCCGTACAAGGATCATCCCATGGGGTGGACCAGTCCGCTGACGCTGGCGCTGCTCGCCGGCGGCACGTTGCTGCTGATCGCCTTCGCGTTCATCGAGCGCAGCGTCGCCGAGCCGATGTTCCGGCTCGACCTGTTCCGCATCCGCGCCTTCACGGCCGGCAACGTCGCGCTGCTCGCCGCGTCGATCGCGCGCGGCGGCATCCAGTTCATGCTGGTGATCTGGCTGCAGGGCATTTGGCTGCCGCAGCACGGCTACGACTACGCCCAGACGCCGCTGTGGGGCGGCATCTACCTGCTTCCCTTGACGGTCGGCTTCCTGATTGCCGGACCGCTCTCGGGAATGCTCTCCGATCGCTTCGGCGCGCGCACGTTCGCGACGGCAGGCGCGCTGGTGTCGGCCGCGAGCTTCGTCGGCCTGCTGTGGCTGCCGATCGACTTCCCGTACTGGGCGTTCGCGCTGCTGATCACGCTGAACGGCATCGGGATGGGCATGTTCGCGGCGCCCAACACCGCCGCGATCATGAGCAGCGTCCCCGCCGACGAGCGCGGCGTCGCCTCCGGCATGCGCGCGACGTTCATGAACGCCGGCCGCTTGCTCTCGATCGGCATCTTCTTCTCGCTGATGATCGTCGGGCTCGCCGGCAGCCTGCCGACGGCGTTCGCGCACGGGCTGGAGAGCGAAGGCGTGCCGGCCGCGGTCGCGCAGCACGTCGCCGCGCTGCCGCCGGTCTCCTCGCTGTTCGCGGCGCTGTTGGGCGTCAATCCGGTCGAGCAACTGCTCGCGCCGAGCGGAACGCTGCGCACGCTCTCGTCCGCGCACGTCCGCATCGTGACCGGCAAGACGTTTTTCCCCCACCTGATCACCGCACCGTTCCATCAGGGCTTGCTGATCGCGTTCGGCTTCGCCGCCGCGCTGTCGGTCCTCGCCGCCGTCGCCTCGTTGTTGCGCGGCGGCCGCTACGTCGCCCCCGCATTCGCAGAGGAAGGAATCTAG
- a CDS encoding MarR family transcriptional regulator, translating into MKSPPSAGDVAAALRVGLGVLVRRLRQAQASEELTLPETSALSRLERCGPTTVTELAKLEQISSQSMGATLAALEARGLVARKPDPDDGRRVVVSITGAGRDVVRNRRSERVSLLARALEDGFTPAELRTLADAAPLLERLAQHL; encoded by the coding sequence GTGAAATCTCCCCCGAGTGCAGGCGATGTCGCGGCGGCGCTGCGGGTCGGGCTCGGCGTGCTCGTGCGGCGGCTTCGGCAGGCACAGGCCAGCGAGGAGCTGACGCTGCCCGAAACCTCCGCCCTCTCGCGCCTCGAGCGCTGCGGCCCGACGACGGTGACCGAGCTGGCCAAGCTCGAGCAGATCAGCTCCCAGTCGATGGGCGCGACGCTCGCGGCGCTCGAGGCGCGCGGCCTGGTCGCTCGCAAGCCGGACCCGGACGACGGCCGGCGCGTCGTCGTCTCCATCACCGGCGCCGGGCGGGACGTCGTGCGCAATCGACGCTCGGAACGCGTGTCTCTACTGGCGCGCGCACTAGAGGACGGCTTCACGCCCGCCGAGTTGCGGACGCTCGCCGACGCGGCGCCGCTGCTGGAACGGTTGGCGCAACACCTGTGA
- a CDS encoding leucyl aminopeptidase gives MQVHVSHDAAASVATGALVVPVFSGSPLDGAAAEVDRALGGAISDVLTGEITGKANETSLIHAKGSPFGRVLVVGLGEKAKLTAGALAKYAGTAVRYLGKRGVDRIAIALPENGLDAAQAASAVAEGAQAGTLDGTLYRTEPDKPVVTTEVTILSGGYERDAVKRGAERGSIVGEAVNAARRMALTPGNDMTPTHLANRAKELAADAGLEVTVYDEAWMTQKGMGALLGVSRGSDEPATLTVLRYRGDPSSNETLALVGKGLTFDSGGISLKPPENMHEMKYDMSGGAGVIAALWAIGKLRPKINVIGVVPSSENLPGPRAMKPGDILRAMNGKTIEVLNTDAEGRLILADALAYAVELGATKIVDAATLTGACVVALGHAASGVMSNDEGFVARFLGLVGDVGERYWRLPLFPDFDQQIKSDIADLKNTGGRPGGAETAGAFLKAFVAERPWIHLDIAGTAYLDSESSYLAKGPTGTPVRAFVTLAEDLAAHGFSTNGVTKEMATV, from the coding sequence ATGCAGGTCCACGTCTCGCACGACGCGGCCGCGTCGGTCGCGACCGGCGCGCTCGTCGTCCCGGTCTTCTCGGGCAGCCCGCTCGACGGCGCTGCGGCCGAGGTCGATCGCGCACTCGGTGGCGCGATCAGCGACGTGCTGACCGGCGAGATCACCGGCAAAGCGAACGAAACGTCGCTGATCCACGCCAAGGGATCGCCGTTCGGGCGCGTGCTGGTGGTCGGGCTGGGTGAGAAGGCGAAGCTGACCGCGGGCGCGTTGGCCAAGTACGCCGGCACCGCGGTGCGCTATCTGGGCAAGCGCGGCGTCGATCGCATCGCGATCGCGCTGCCGGAGAACGGGCTCGACGCGGCGCAAGCCGCCTCGGCGGTCGCCGAAGGCGCGCAAGCCGGGACGCTGGACGGCACGCTCTACCGCACCGAGCCCGACAAACCGGTCGTCACGACCGAGGTGACGATCCTGAGCGGCGGCTACGAACGCGACGCGGTGAAACGCGGCGCGGAGCGCGGCTCGATCGTCGGCGAAGCCGTCAACGCGGCGCGACGCATGGCGCTCACGCCCGGCAACGACATGACGCCCACGCACCTGGCCAATCGCGCCAAGGAGCTGGCCGCCGACGCCGGTCTCGAGGTCACCGTCTACGACGAAGCGTGGATGACCCAGAAGGGGATGGGCGCGCTGCTGGGCGTCTCGCGCGGCTCGGACGAGCCCGCGACGCTGACAGTCCTGCGCTACCGAGGCGATCCGTCCTCGAACGAGACCCTGGCGCTGGTCGGCAAGGGATTGACGTTCGACTCCGGCGGCATCTCGCTCAAGCCGCCCGAGAACATGCACGAGATGAAGTACGACATGTCGGGCGGCGCCGGCGTCATTGCCGCGCTGTGGGCGATCGGGAAGCTGCGTCCGAAGATCAACGTCATCGGCGTGGTTCCGTCGTCGGAGAACCTGCCCGGTCCGCGCGCGATGAAACCGGGCGACATCCTGCGCGCGATGAACGGCAAGACGATCGAGGTCCTCAACACCGACGCCGAGGGTCGCCTGATCCTCGCCGACGCGCTCGCGTACGCGGTCGAGCTGGGCGCGACCAAGATCGTCGACGCGGCGACCCTGACCGGCGCGTGCGTCGTCGCGCTCGGCCACGCCGCCAGCGGCGTGATGTCGAACGACGAAGGTTTCGTCGCGCGGTTCTTGGGCCTCGTCGGCGACGTCGGCGAGCGCTACTGGCGTCTGCCGCTCTTCCCCGACTTCGACCAGCAGATCAAGAGCGACATCGCCGACCTCAAGAACACCGGTGGACGTCCCGGCGGCGCGGAAACCGCCGGCGCCTTCCTCAAGGCGTTCGTCGCCGAGAGGCCGTGGATCCACCTCGACATCGCCGGCACCGCCTATCTCGACAGCGAGTCGTCGTACCTGGCCAAAGGCCCGACCGGCACGCCGGTGCGCGCCTTCGTCACCCTCGCCGAAGATCTCGCCGCCCACGGTTTCTCGACCAACGGCGTGACCAAGGAGATGGCCACGGTCTAG
- the purM gene encoding phosphoribosylformylglycinamidine cyclo-ligase has translation MLLRRLDVRDAYARAGVDIDAGNLAVQRYREVTSGWSHPDQLGSLGGFNGLFRLPGDAKRALVGSTDGVGTKLLIAASLRRYDTVGADLVNHCVNDILVTGADPLFFLDYLAVGKLDPDLAALVVAGVHRACRENGCALLGGETAEMPGVYRPEHFDLAGTIVGIVELDAIPDPNRVGEGDAILGLPAVGLHTNGYSLARSLIGEDEYGQPLGSTTYGDALLAPHPSYLHAVRAIRAVADVKAMAHVTGGGLIDNVPRTLPEHVKAVFEQTRWDVPPIMAELVRRGDLGSEERYRTLNMGVGYTLIVPFTDVDAALAAVPGTRVVGFVQPRRDDEPRVVVRPARS, from the coding sequence GTGCTTCTGCGCAGGCTCGACGTGCGTGATGCGTACGCCCGGGCGGGCGTCGACATCGATGCGGGCAACCTGGCGGTACAACGGTACCGCGAGGTGACGTCCGGCTGGAGTCATCCCGACCAGCTTGGGTCGCTCGGCGGATTCAACGGGCTGTTCCGGCTGCCAGGCGACGCCAAGCGCGCGTTGGTCGGATCGACCGACGGCGTCGGCACGAAGCTCTTGATCGCCGCGTCGTTGCGGCGCTACGACACGGTCGGCGCCGATTTGGTCAACCACTGCGTCAACGACATCCTGGTCACGGGCGCCGATCCGCTGTTCTTCCTCGATTACCTGGCCGTCGGCAAGCTCGATCCCGACTTGGCCGCCCTCGTCGTCGCGGGCGTTCACCGCGCGTGCCGCGAGAACGGTTGTGCGTTGCTCGGCGGCGAGACGGCCGAGATGCCCGGCGTCTACCGGCCGGAGCACTTCGATCTGGCCGGCACGATCGTCGGTATCGTCGAGCTGGACGCGATCCCCGATCCCAACCGGGTGGGCGAGGGCGACGCGATCCTCGGCTTGCCCGCCGTCGGGCTGCACACCAACGGCTACAGCTTGGCGCGCTCGCTGATCGGCGAAGACGAATACGGCCAGCCGCTCGGGTCGACGACGTACGGCGACGCGCTGCTCGCGCCGCACCCCTCGTACCTGCACGCGGTGCGCGCGATTCGCGCCGTCGCCGACGTCAAGGCGATGGCGCACGTCACCGGCGGCGGACTGATCGACAACGTGCCGCGCACGCTGCCCGAGCACGTGAAGGCAGTCTTCGAGCAGACGCGATGGGACGTGCCGCCGATCATGGCCGAGCTGGTGCGTCGCGGCGATCTGGGCAGCGAGGAGCGCTATCGCACGCTGAACATGGGTGTGGGCTATACGCTCATCGTGCCGTTCACCGACGTGGACGCGGCGCTGGCGGCCGTACCGGGGACGCGCGTCGTCGGCTTCGTGCAGCCGCGCCGCGACGACGAGCCGCGCGTCGTCGTGCGCCCGGCGCGCAGCTGA
- a CDS encoding GNAT family N-acetyltransferase produces MPVTLLASLDDDRFGADVLAQVHARAQRAGFTLRLEDGPDERLAAWIDAEFPGTWWSTEAAGSSTFIAERGEEILGFVAFAGEMDAHCRWLRAWRGRRELGMVGPVGISASERGSGAGALLITAALAELRARGYEQALFPAAEGERFVTAVTRLTDARIVDSFARGDFRHRYRATILASGAGTNARNVLQRVAAGGLPLDVDAVISAQPGAGSLDAAREHGVPPIVVAWDRAAESRAAYDARLADTVAATEPDVVLLLGWMHLLAPAFLARFPDTINVHPAFLPLDPRADALVAPDGSTIPALRGAHALRDALAQGVRWVGATSHRVTEHTDRGEVLVRIPVAVGETTSEPALRDKVRPAEFVAVESGIRRWAGQREGDAA; encoded by the coding sequence ATGCCGGTTACGCTGCTCGCGTCCCTCGACGACGACCGCTTCGGTGCCGACGTGCTGGCGCAGGTGCACGCACGCGCGCAGCGTGCCGGCTTCACGCTGCGGCTCGAGGACGGTCCCGACGAGCGGCTCGCGGCCTGGATCGACGCGGAGTTCCCCGGCACCTGGTGGTCGACCGAGGCGGCAGGCTCGAGCACGTTCATCGCCGAGCGCGGCGAGGAGATCCTCGGCTTCGTCGCGTTCGCCGGGGAGATGGACGCGCACTGTCGCTGGCTGCGCGCCTGGCGGGGGCGCCGCGAGCTCGGCATGGTCGGGCCGGTCGGGATAAGCGCCAGCGAGCGCGGCAGCGGTGCCGGCGCGCTGCTGATCACCGCGGCGCTCGCCGAGCTGCGCGCGCGCGGGTACGAACAGGCGCTCTTCCCCGCCGCCGAGGGCGAACGATTCGTCACCGCCGTCACCCGCTTGACCGACGCGCGCATCGTCGACTCGTTCGCGCGCGGCGACTTCCGCCACCGGTATCGCGCGACGATTCTCGCCTCGGGCGCCGGGACCAACGCGCGCAACGTGCTGCAGCGCGTCGCGGCCGGCGGCTTGCCGCTCGACGTCGACGCGGTGATCTCGGCCCAGCCCGGCGCCGGGTCGCTCGACGCGGCGCGCGAGCACGGCGTGCCGCCGATCGTCGTCGCGTGGGACCGTGCGGCGGAGTCGCGCGCCGCCTACGACGCGCGGCTGGCCGACACCGTCGCGGCGACCGAACCCGACGTCGTGCTCCTACTGGGCTGGATGCACTTGCTGGCGCCCGCGTTCCTCGCGCGTTTCCCCGATACCATCAACGTTCATCCCGCGTTCCTGCCGCTCGATCCGCGGGCCGACGCGCTGGTCGCGCCGGACGGCTCGACGATCCCGGCGCTGCGCGGCGCGCATGCGCTGCGTGACGCGCTCGCGCAAGGCGTGCGCTGGGTCGGAGCGACGTCTCACCGCGTCACCGAGCATACGGATCGCGGCGAGGTGCTGGTCCGCATCCCGGTCGCGGTCGGTGAGACGACCAGCGAACCGGCGCTGCGCGATAAAGTGCGCCCGGCCGAGTTCGTCGCGGTCGAGAGCGGAATTCGCCGCTGGGCCGGCCAGCGGGAAGGAGATGCCGCATGA
- a CDS encoding thioredoxin domain-containing protein — protein MSDDQAHLAVPVGPDDHARGPADAPVTLVEYGDFECPYCGRAESTVQALARRYPTQLRIVFRSFPLLQHRHAEKAAEAAEFAADHGKFWELHDLLYQHQDALDEPHLLGYARELGLDADALATALREGTYAPVIAEVKEGGEESGIPGTPAFFLNGLLFEDDPTEANLAGAIDWLLEHGSA, from the coding sequence ATGAGCGACGACCAGGCTCATCTCGCCGTCCCGGTCGGTCCCGACGATCACGCGCGCGGTCCCGCCGACGCGCCGGTGACGCTGGTCGAGTACGGCGACTTCGAGTGTCCCTACTGCGGGCGCGCCGAATCGACCGTCCAGGCGCTCGCGCGGCGGTACCCGACCCAGCTGCGGATCGTCTTTCGGAGCTTTCCGCTGCTCCAGCACCGGCACGCCGAGAAAGCCGCCGAGGCCGCCGAGTTCGCGGCCGACCACGGCAAGTTCTGGGAGCTGCACGATCTGCTCTACCAGCACCAGGACGCGCTCGACGAGCCGCACCTGCTCGGCTACGCGCGCGAGCTCGGGCTGGACGCGGACGCGCTGGCGACCGCGCTGCGCGAAGGAACGTACGCGCCGGTCATCGCCGAGGTGAAAGAAGGCGGCGAAGAGAGCGGGATTCCCGGCACGCCGGCGTTCTTCCTCAACGGCCTGCTGTTCGAGGACGATCCCACCGAAGCCAATCTCGCCGGCGCGATCGACTGGCTGCTCGAGCACGGCAGCGCGTAG
- the tsaD gene encoding tRNA (adenosine(37)-N6)-threonylcarbamoyltransferase complex transferase subunit TsaD — MLLLGIETSCDDTATAVVRDGVRVLSNVSTNQDAFHAKYGGIVPEIASRRHTALLSAAVDDALGRAGVDLGDLDGIAVTAGPGLIGSLVVGVASAKALAFATGLPLYAVNHLHGHIFAAFLERDEPPAYPFLALLVSGGHSQLVAVEGPTTMRVLGKTRDDAAGEAFDKTARLLDLPFPGGPALEALARAGDPRAYAFPRHRPDPGTLDMSFSGLKTSVRYFLDSERGRGASRADVAASFQAAVVDVLIDRVARALDERDYRALVLSGGVAANGALQAAFAALGARRGIPTFIPERRFCTDNAAMIAAAAEHRAVDARADAATLVADPNLAFA, encoded by the coding sequence GTGCTGCTGCTGGGGATCGAGACGTCCTGCGACGACACGGCGACCGCCGTCGTCCGCGACGGCGTGCGCGTCCTCTCGAACGTCTCGACCAACCAGGACGCCTTTCACGCCAAGTACGGCGGGATCGTCCCCGAGATCGCCTCACGCCGTCACACGGCGCTGCTTTCGGCGGCGGTCGACGACGCGCTCGGCCGCGCCGGCGTCGACCTGGGCGATCTCGACGGCATCGCCGTGACCGCCGGCCCGGGGCTGATCGGGAGCCTGGTCGTCGGCGTCGCTTCGGCCAAAGCGCTCGCGTTCGCGACCGGTCTACCGCTGTACGCCGTCAACCATTTGCACGGCCACATCTTCGCGGCGTTTCTCGAGCGCGACGAGCCGCCGGCGTACCCGTTTCTCGCGCTGCTCGTCTCCGGCGGTCACTCGCAGCTCGTCGCCGTCGAAGGGCCCACCACCATGCGCGTGCTGGGCAAGACGCGCGACGACGCCGCTGGCGAAGCCTTCGACAAGACCGCGCGACTGCTCGACCTTCCGTTTCCCGGCGGCCCGGCGCTCGAGGCCTTGGCGCGCGCCGGCGATCCGCGGGCGTACGCGTTTCCGCGTCACCGACCCGATCCCGGAACGCTCGACATGAGCTTCTCGGGGCTCAAGACCTCGGTGCGCTACTTCCTGGACTCCGAGCGCGGCCGCGGCGCCTCGCGCGCCGACGTCGCCGCCTCGTTCCAGGCCGCGGTCGTCGACGTTCTGATCGATCGGGTCGCGCGCGCGCTCGACGAGCGCGACTACCGCGCGCTCGTGCTCAGCGGCGGCGTCGCCGCCAACGGCGCGCTGCAAGCGGCGTTCGCGGCGCTCGGCGCGCGCCGCGGGATCCCGACGTTCATTCCCGAGCGGCGCTTCTGCACCGACAACGCGGCGATGATCGCCGCTGCCGCCGAGCACCGCGCGGTCGATGCGCGCGCCGACGCGGCGACGCTCGTCGCCGACCCCAACTTGGCGTTCGCGTAG